One stretch of Sulfuricystis multivorans DNA includes these proteins:
- a CDS encoding MBL fold metallo-hydrolase, which yields MTIDHPHLKPPDAGTALEVAPGVHWLRMPLPFALDHINLWLIEDGDGFTAVDTGIAMDGVKTAWKALLPGRHLRRQIVTHFHPDHLGLAAWLAAETGAPLLMTQGEYLTAQAIAAGIPPFDVASMVQLFRRHGLDDDRCAALDARGNAYRRGVPAIPATFQPLFDEDRLQIGAHGWQVIVGHGHAPEHASLYCADLNVMISGDMLLPRISTNVSSYAAAPELDTLGLYLASLEHLTSLPEDTLVLPSHGLPFRGLHARVTELGEHHAARCADLLTACAKAPRAAGELLEVLFGRPICDPHQTMFAMGEAIAHLNHLEHQNRLQRQDDGRIIRFTTAHNKE from the coding sequence ATGACGATCGATCACCCCCATCTCAAGCCACCGGATGCCGGTACGGCCCTCGAGGTCGCACCCGGCGTGCATTGGCTGCGCATGCCGCTGCCATTTGCCCTCGACCATATCAATCTCTGGTTGATCGAAGATGGTGACGGTTTCACCGCGGTCGACACCGGCATCGCGATGGACGGTGTCAAGACTGCCTGGAAGGCTCTGCTTCCGGGACGGCACCTGAGACGCCAGATCGTCACCCACTTCCATCCCGATCACCTCGGGCTGGCCGCTTGGCTCGCGGCCGAAACCGGCGCGCCGCTTTTGATGACGCAGGGCGAATATCTGACCGCCCAGGCGATCGCCGCCGGCATTCCGCCTTTCGATGTCGCCTCGATGGTGCAACTGTTCCGGCGCCACGGCCTCGATGATGATCGCTGTGCCGCGCTGGACGCGCGCGGCAACGCCTACCGGCGCGGCGTGCCGGCGATTCCCGCCACATTCCAGCCACTGTTCGACGAGGACCGGCTGCAAATCGGTGCGCACGGCTGGCAGGTGATCGTCGGTCATGGCCATGCGCCGGAGCATGCCAGCCTCTACTGCGCCGATCTGAACGTGATGATCTCCGGCGACATGCTGCTGCCGCGCATCTCCACCAACGTAAGCAGCTATGCCGCCGCTCCGGAACTCGACACGCTCGGGCTGTATCTGGCTTCGCTCGAGCATTTGACTTCCCTGCCCGAAGATACATTGGTGCTGCCCTCACATGGCCTGCCTTTTCGCGGTCTGCATGCCCGCGTCACCGAGCTCGGTGAGCATCACGCGGCGCGCTGCGCCGATCTGCTCACGGCCTGCGCCAAGGCGCCACGAGCCGCGGGCGAGCTGCTCGAAGTGTTGTTCGGCCGGCCGATCTGCGATCCGCACCAGACGATGTTCGCGATGGGCGAGGCGATCGCCCACCTGAATCACCTGGAACACCAGAACCGACTGCAACGTCAGGACGACGGCCGCATCATTCGCTTTACCACGGCCCACAACAAGGAGTGA
- a CDS encoding MerR family transcriptional regulator, producing the protein MRRNNMTSTHQTTFSIADLAREFGVTPRTIRYYEDQGLLNPARVGGQRIYSKRDRTRLKLTLRGKRLGLRLAEIRELIDMYDSAPETSQLARLIEVLGRQRAKLTQQREDIDAVLGELDALEAQCRALLDASAPRRKTTD; encoded by the coding sequence GTGCGCCGCAACAATATGACTTCGACCCACCAGACCACCTTCAGCATCGCCGACCTGGCGCGAGAATTCGGCGTGACGCCGCGCACGATCCGCTACTACGAGGATCAGGGTTTGCTCAACCCGGCGCGGGTCGGCGGTCAGCGCATCTACAGCAAGCGCGACCGCACCCGGCTGAAGCTCACCTTGCGTGGCAAGCGCCTCGGCCTGCGGCTTGCCGAGATCCGCGAGCTGATCGACATGTACGACAGCGCGCCGGAAACCTCGCAGCTTGCCCGGCTGATCGAGGTGCTCGGGCGCCAGCGGGCGAAGCTGACGCAGCAGCGCGAGGACATCGATGCGGTACTCGGCGAGCTCGACGCGCTCGAAGCGCAATGCCGCGCCCTGCTCGATGCCAGCGCGCCCAGACGCAAAACGACGGATTGA